The Candidatus Binatia bacterium DNA window AACAGTCGGCTATGGCGCCAAGGTCGTGCTGGCCGGGCGCGATTACGGCGAAGCGTACGAGAACGCGCTGGCGTTGGCAGCGGACCAACACGCGACATTCGTGCATGCCTTCGACGATCGCGACGTGATCGCCGGGCAAGGCACGCTGGGACTGGAGTTGCTCGAACAGCTCCCTGACGTCGATACGGTCGTCGTGCCGGTCGGTGGCGGCGGCCTACTGGCAGGCATCATCTCGGCCCTGCGCGGTGCCGGCTGCGGTGCCCGCATCGTGGCGGTGCAGGCGGCAGGTGCATCGAGCCTGAGGCCGAGCCTGCAAAGCGGAGCGCCCGTTCACCTGCCACATGTCGACACCATCGCCGACGGCTTGGCAACCAGGACAATCGGGGTCGAACCCTTCGCCATCATTCGTGCGGCACTCGAGCTGGCCGTGGAGGTCACCGACGCCGAGATTGCCGCCGCCGTCCTGTTGCTGCTGGAGCGCGCCAAGACGGTGGTCGAAGGCGCGGGCGCCGTCGGTGTGTCCGCCTGTCTCGCCGGGCGCCTACCGAGCGCGGCTTCCAAGGTTGCCGTCATCATCTCCGGCGGCAACATCGACATGAACCTTCTGGACCGCATCATCAATCTCGGTCTCATTCAGGAAGGCAGGCTGTTCCGTTTCAGCACCCGCTTGCCCGACCGGCCGGGCGAGCTGCAACGGCTCGTCTCCTGCATCGCCGCCTGCCGGGCGAACATCCACCAGATCCGCCACGAGCGCGCCCATCCGGGCCTGCCATTGACACAAGCGAAGGTAATCCTCGAACTCGAAACCCGCGGCCGGGAGCATATCGCCGACATCCAGCAAGCACTCGTCGCAGCGGGATTTGTCCTCGAGCTGAACGGACCGTAAAAGACATTCTTCCGAGGCTGTCACTTCTCGCGTCGCCGGTGCCGATCTTCCACACCCGCGGCTCGATCCGCCAGGCGCGGTAGCTTCCTCCCGCCACGGAGACCACGTCCTCACCCGTCACCGCCAGTTCCACCCGGTAGCGCGCCTCGCCGGTGAAAATTTCGTAATGCAGCAGATCTCCGATCCGCACTGGCTGGGCCAGCGCCTGGAACACGGCGTGACCGGAGAGTCCAGGGCGGCTATGATGGCGACACTGGAGGGCTCCGACATGAGCACTGAGACACTGATCCAGTCCATCAACCCGGCAACCGAAGACGTTCTCGCGACGTTCGAGGCGTCAACCCCGGAACAGATCGAGCGGGCTCTGAAATGCGCCCACGATACCTATCGGAAGTGGCGTACCACGTCGTTTGCCGAGCGGGCCACGCTCATGCATGGGGCCGCAGTCTACCTGCGTCAGCATCGGTCACGCCTGGCCGGTCTCATGACCGCCGAGATGGGCAAGCCGATCGTCGAGGCCGAGGCGGAAATCGACAAGTGCGCGTGGAATTGCGACTTCTATGCCGACAATGCCGCACGCTTCCTCGCGAACGAACCGCGTCCGTCGAGCGCCACGGAAAGCTACGTCCAATTCACCCCGATGGGAACGATTCTGGCGGTCATGCCGTGGAACTTTCCCTTCTGGCAGCTGTTTCGCTTCGCCGCGCCCGCGCTCATGGCCGGCAATACGGCGATCCTCAAGCACGCCTCGAACGTGCCGCAGTGCGCCCTCGCCACGGAGGAAGTATTTCGGGCCGCCGGATTTCCGCCGGGCGCATTTCAAGCCCTGCTCATCCCGGGATCGGCGGTGAGCGGGCTGATCGCCGAGGACCGCATCACCGCCGTCACACTCACCGGCAGTGACGCCGCCGGCCGTTCGGTGGCGGAAGTCAGCGGCCGGAACATCAAGAAAACCGTGCTGGAGCTCGGAGGCTCGGACCCCTTCATCGTGCTCGCCGACGCCGATCTCGCCGCCGCCGTTCAGGTCGGCGTGCGCTCGCGCTACCAGAATGCCGGCCAGAGCTGCATCGCCGCCAAGCGTTTCATCGTCGTGGAAGCCGCGTTCGACGAATTCCAGAGGCGTTTCGTCGCGGCCGTGAAAGCGCTGCGGGTTGGCGACCCCACCGACCGCTCGACGCAGATGGGGCCGCTGGCGCGCAATGACTTGCGGGACGATCTCGAGCAGCAGCTCCGCCGTTCGATCGAGCAGGGAGCCACGCTCCTCGCCGGCGGCACGCGCCGCGCCGGGCGCGGGTATTTCTTCACGCCGACGGTCTTGTCCGAGGTCGCGCTCGACATGGCGGCGGCGTGTGAAGAGGTTTTCGGTCCGGTGGCCGCGCTCATGCGCGTGCGGGATACGGACGAGGCCATCCGGGTAGCCAACAACTCGTCGTTTGGCTTGGGTGCGAACCTGTGGACCACCGATCTTCCCCGGGCACGGCATCTGGCGCGCGAGATCGAGGCAGGTCAGGTGTTCATCAACGGCATGGTGACGTCCGACCCACGCCTTCCCTTCGGCGGCGTAAAGCAATCGGGCTACGGTCGCGAGCTGTCCGAGTACGGCATCCGAGAGTTCGTGAACATCCAGACCGTCTGGATCGGACCAGCCAAAGGGTAGCGTCTTGCGGCACTTCGACGCCTCCTCCGCAGAGTGTTTCGTTTTCACGTACAAGGAAGGTTTGCTGGCCGCCGTCGCCCACGACCTCAAGATTCGTGTTACCAAGTTCAGTATCGGCGTCGACGAACGCAGGCGAGCCGTCGAAGCACGGTTCGATGCCGCGTCGCTGCGCACGGTCTGTGCCACGAGCGACGGCGTCGATGCACCTGGCACGCTGAGCGCAAGCAACAAGCGGGAGATCGATCACAACATCTTCCGCGACGTCCTCGATGCGGGTGCTTATCCTGAAATCACGTTCACCAGTTCATCCGTGCAAGAGAACGACGGCGGCTACCTCGTCAAGGGAACGCTGGCGCTCCACGGACGGAAACGGCAGGTCACTGTCCGCATAAGCAGGGAACAATCCCGGTTCGTGGGTGAGGCACGGATCCACCAGCCGGATTTCGGCATCCGGCCGTACCGCGCCTTACTCGGCACCCTCAAGGTAAGGCCCGACGTGAGCGTGCGCATTTCGGTACCGGCGGATGGAACTTGACGGCGGGAGAATCCCGCTGCTATCGCGTTATTGCGTCACGATGGGCACGGGCGGATAATTTGTTGAGCGTGCGATACACGAGCTGGCCGCGGCCCGGCCGAAGCGAGCATTGATGCGATTGAAGGAACCCGCACCGAAGACAGCGATGCGCGTGCTAATCGTGGACGATAACGAGGAGGTGGCACGGAGTCTTGCCATGCTGCTCGAATTGTGGGGCCATGAGACGCAGGTCGCCCACGAGGCACAGTCCGCGCTGCAGGCGGTGCAGACCCACCATCCCGAGGTGGTGTTGATGGATATCGGCTTACCAGGAATGGATGGCTGGCAGGTCGCCAGGCAACTGCGGCAGCAGCAGGGCGACGAGAAGGTCGTGCTCGTCGCCATCACCGGGCACGGAGAAGCGGAGGATCGCCGCCGCTCGCGTGAGGCGGGCTTCAATCATCATCTGGTCAAACCGATCGACCCCGATGTGCTGCAGCAGTTTCTCTCCAACCTGGAATCTCTCACGCCGAGTAGGCCTGAGACCTGATTGTGCTACCGTCACGCACGGCCGCTCCGCGAGCAGGCGGAGCGGTGGAAGGAATAGGATGATGGGTGAGGATTCGTTAGCCCCGACACTGCTGCTGGCGATGCCGCAGATGGAGGATCCGAACTTCGCGCGCTCGGTGGTGTTGCTGTGCCGGCATGAGAAGGACGGCACCATGGGTCTGGTGGTGAACCGGAAGACGGACACGCTCGCGACCTCCGTCACCATAATCGAACCGCCTCCCGTCCGCGACAATGGGCTTGAAGTCTGGATCGGCGGGCCGGTGGAGCCGCAGCGTGGTTGGCTGCTTCTCGGCTACGATCCCGGCACGCCAGGCTCGCTCGATGTCGGCCACGGACTCTTCCTGTCGGCATCGGCTGACACGTTGCGACAGGTCATAGAATCCGAATCCAGCGCCGAGCACCGCTTCCTGCTGGGGTACGCAGGCTGGGGCGGTGGGCAGCTCGAAGCAGAGCTGGCGGCTTCGGCCTGGCTGACAATCGACGTGTCCAAGGCACTGATCTTTGAAACGTCCGCCGAGAACATGTGGGAAGCGGCCATCCGCAGCCTCGGTATCAACCCGTACTCTCTGCAGATGGGCAGCGGCGTGCACTGATCTGGACGCAGTTGCTGGTCGGCAGTCCATCGTCGAGAGTTTTCGACCTCACATCGGCGGCCAGCTTTCTGCTTGTGCGCCGGTTTGGTATAGGCCTGTCATCGCCGTTCCGTCTCCGCAGAGGAGATGGCGCACAGGAGGAAGGCATGGCTTATGAGTTCATCAAGTACGAGAAGCAGGGACGCATTGCTCGCGTCACGATCAACCGCCCCGAGGTCATGAATGCCCTCCATCCGCCCGCCAACGCGGAGCTGTCGGCGATCTGGGATGACTTCGCCACGGATCCGGAATGTTGGGTGGCGATCGTCACCGGTGCCGGTGACAAGGCGTTCTCCGCCGGCAACGATCTGAAGTACTCCGCCCAGCATGGGATGGCGGCGTCGGTGGCGAGCGGCGCCGGCGGCTTTGGCGGCATTACGGCCCGCTTCGACCTGTTCAAGCCGGTGATTGCCGCGGTCAACGGTCTGGCGCTGGGAGGTGGTTTCGAGATCGCGCTGGCATGCGACATCATCGTCGCCGCGGATCACGCCCGCTTCGGTCTACCCGAGCCACGGGTAGGACTCGCCGCGCTGGCCGGCGGCATGCAGCGCCTGCCCCGGCACATCCCGCCCAAGATCGCCATGGGCCTGATGCTCACCGGCAAACACATCCTGGCGGAGGAAGCGCACCGCCTGGGACTGGTCAATGAAGTCGTACCCGCGAAGGATCTCGCCACCGCCGCCGAGCGCTGGGCCAACGAGATCATCCAATGCTCGCCCACTTCCGTGCGCGCCACCAAGCAAGTAGCCCTCCTCAGTCAGGGCATGCCCCTCGAAGAAGCCATGACCAAGTCGTATCCGCTGGTCGGCGCCCTCTTCCATTCCGAGGACATGATGGAAGGCGTCGTGGCCTTTGCGCAGAAGCGCAAGCCGGAGTGGAAGGGGAAGTGAGTACGTCCTGAGTCCTGGGTGCTGCAACCTGAGGGGATATCAATACCTTTGAGCCCTCGACCCCCCGAACCCTCGAACCCTAAGCGGTTGTACGCCAATCTGGCCGGTGTGGAAGTTGGCGACGACTTTCCGGTACGCCTCATCGGGGCGATCAACGTCAGTCGCGAGTCCTTCTACCCGGGTTCGGTGGCGCACGGAAAGCGTGCGCTGCAGAAACTGGCGGCGCAGATGGTCAAAGACGGGGCCGACATTCTCGACATCGGGGCCATGTCCACTGCACCGTACCTCACGGGGACCATCAGCGAGGAGCAGGAAGCAGAACGCATGGTGGCGGCCGTCGGCGCCGTGCGCCAGGTGACCGGCGTGCCGATTTCGGCCGACACGCAGCGCAGCCGCGTCGCGGCGGCGGCGTTGAAGGCCGGAGCTTCCATCATCAACGACGTCAGTGGTCTCGGGCAGGATCACGCCATGGCCAAGGTCGCGCGCCAGGCCGAGGGCGTGATCCTCATGGCGTTGGAGCAGTCCCCGAGCGCGGCCGCCCCGATCACGATGATCGCGTCGCTGCTGCGGCAGTGTCTGCAACGGGCTCGCGGCGCAGGTATTGCGCGCGACCACATCGTCCTCGATCCGGGCATCGGCTTCTTCCGCCGTGCCGCCCTGCCCTGGTACGAATTCGACAGCCTTGTTCTGGCCCGGTTGTCCCATCTCCGCCGGCTCGGGTATCCGTTGCTCGTCGGAATTTCCCGCAAGTCCTTCATCGGCAAGCTCGCCGGACGCGCCACTGCGGAAGAACGGTTGCATGGCTCGCTCGGCGCGGCTGCGATCGCCGTTTACAACGGGGCCGCCGTGGTGAGGACGCACGACGTGGCCGCAACCCTCGACGCGGTCCGCGTGGCCGAGGCCATCCGGGAAAAGCATCCACCTCCCAGATCGCGTTGACATCACGGAGTCTAGGAGTCTATATTTGAGCAATGCCCGTGC harbors:
- a CDS encoding NAD-dependent succinate-semialdehyde dehydrogenase; protein product: MQQISDPHWLGQRLEHGVTGESRAAMMATLEGSDMSTETLIQSINPATEDVLATFEASTPEQIERALKCAHDTYRKWRTTSFAERATLMHGAAVYLRQHRSRLAGLMTAEMGKPIVEAEAEIDKCAWNCDFYADNAARFLANEPRPSSATESYVQFTPMGTILAVMPWNFPFWQLFRFAAPALMAGNTAILKHASNVPQCALATEEVFRAAGFPPGAFQALLIPGSAVSGLIAEDRITAVTLTGSDAAGRSVAEVSGRNIKKTVLELGGSDPFIVLADADLAAAVQVGVRSRYQNAGQSCIAAKRFIVVEAAFDEFQRRFVAAVKALRVGDPTDRSTQMGPLARNDLRDDLEQQLRRSIEQGATLLAGGTRRAGRGYFFTPTVLSEVALDMAAACEEVFGPVAALMRVRDTDEAIRVANNSSFGLGANLWTTDLPRARHLAREIEAGQVFINGMVTSDPRLPFGGVKQSGYGRELSEYGIREFVNIQTVWIGPAKG
- a CDS encoding response regulator — its product is MRVLIVDDNEEVARSLAMLLELWGHETQVAHEAQSALQAVQTHHPEVVLMDIGLPGMDGWQVARQLRQQQGDEKVVLVAITGHGEAEDRRRSREAGFNHHLVKPIDPDVLQQFLSNLESLTPSRPET
- a CDS encoding YceI family protein → MRHFDASSAECFVFTYKEGLLAAVAHDLKIRVTKFSIGVDERRRAVEARFDAASLRTVCATSDGVDAPGTLSASNKREIDHNIFRDVLDAGAYPEITFTSSSVQENDGGYLVKGTLALHGRKRQVTVRISREQSRFVGEARIHQPDFGIRPYRALLGTLKVRPDVSVRISVPADGT
- the ilvA gene encoding threonine ammonia-lyase, which translates into the protein MIPIDEIRAARQRAADVVKATPLDLSTTFSALCGKQIYLKLENLQKTGSFKVRGALNKIQLLDAAARARGVITASAGNHAQGVAYAARMAGVTATVVMPETASFSKVEATVGYGAKVVLAGRDYGEAYENALALAADQHATFVHAFDDRDVIAGQGTLGLELLEQLPDVDTVVVPVGGGGLLAGIISALRGAGCGARIVAVQAAGASSLRPSLQSGAPVHLPHVDTIADGLATRTIGVEPFAIIRAALELAVEVTDAEIAAAVLLLLERAKTVVEGAGAVGVSACLAGRLPSAASKVAVIISGGNIDMNLLDRIINLGLIQEGRLFRFSTRLPDRPGELQRLVSCIAACRANIHQIRHERAHPGLPLTQAKVILELETRGREHIADIQQALVAAGFVLELNGP
- a CDS encoding YqgE/AlgH family protein; the protein is MMGEDSLAPTLLLAMPQMEDPNFARSVVLLCRHEKDGTMGLVVNRKTDTLATSVTIIEPPPVRDNGLEVWIGGPVEPQRGWLLLGYDPGTPGSLDVGHGLFLSASADTLRQVIESESSAEHRFLLGYAGWGGGQLEAELAASAWLTIDVSKALIFETSAENMWEAAIRSLGINPYSLQMGSGVH
- the folP gene encoding dihydropteroate synthase, producing MEVGDDFPVRLIGAINVSRESFYPGSVAHGKRALQKLAAQMVKDGADILDIGAMSTAPYLTGTISEEQEAERMVAAVGAVRQVTGVPISADTQRSRVAAAALKAGASIINDVSGLGQDHAMAKVARQAEGVILMALEQSPSAAAPITMIASLLRQCLQRARGAGIARDHIVLDPGIGFFRRAALPWYEFDSLVLARLSHLRRLGYPLLVGISRKSFIGKLAGRATAEERLHGSLGAAAIAVYNGAAVVRTHDVAATLDAVRVAEAIREKHPPPRSR
- a CDS encoding enoyl-CoA hydratase-related protein encodes the protein MAYEFIKYEKQGRIARVTINRPEVMNALHPPANAELSAIWDDFATDPECWVAIVTGAGDKAFSAGNDLKYSAQHGMAASVASGAGGFGGITARFDLFKPVIAAVNGLALGGGFEIALACDIIVAADHARFGLPEPRVGLAALAGGMQRLPRHIPPKIAMGLMLTGKHILAEEAHRLGLVNEVVPAKDLATAAERWANEIIQCSPTSVRATKQVALLSQGMPLEEAMTKSYPLVGALFHSEDMMEGVVAFAQKRKPEWKGK